Proteins found in one Nitrospirota bacterium genomic segment:
- the fdhF gene encoding formate dehydrogenase subunit alpha, translating into MAKITIDGKTIEVADTATILQAAKLLKIPIPTLCHHPKLTPFGGCRLCIVEVKGMPKPVTSCTTTVSNGMEITTSSPYLQELRKTVLELILSDHPNDCMICEKAGSCDLQNLAYDYGIRENRFKGERRTYSKRDNNPFIERDLEKCILCGRCVKACDEIQGVEAIDFGYRGFNSKICTSYEEDLDCEFCGQCVSVCPTGALTGKLWSKKGRKDHQTEVDTICTYCGTGCTITAHVKDNEILKITSKEQTLNEGWLCVKGRFGYRFVNSQERLTHPLIKRNGEFEKASWTEALDHVAKRLAEIKAGYGADSIGGLSSARCTNEENYAFQKLIRAGIGTNNVDHCARLUHSPTVAGLAKIFGSGAMTNSIWEIEGMEVIFIIGSNTKETHPVIANRMIKARRKGAKIIIADPRKIPMVKFADIHLQIRPGSDIALLNSMACIILREGLQNEEFIGEKTEGFDAWKASIESFTPEYAEKITGVPKDEIIRAARMYGSSRKAGVFYTMGITQHACGTDNVTALANLVSLTGNIGRESTGINPLRGQNNVQGASDAACLPNVYPGYQKVDDPEIRNKFEKAWGRPLSPKVGMMSTVMINEAAEGNLKAMYIMGENPIITDPNMHHTIKALEHLDLLVVQDIFLTDTAKLADVVLPAACSFEKNGTFTNTERRIQRVRKAVNPPGEAKDDLWIIAEISKRIGLDMAHSPEKIFEEYRQLWPAISGVSYTRLEKRGLCWPCPAADHPGTPYLYKDGFPKGKVSFLPVAYQPPAEVCDSEYPFVLTTGRNLFQYHSGSMTRRVEPIESHAGEPYVEINPFDSRNLGISNGDLIKVRSRRGEIAIKARITHRVQEGTVFIPMHYREAAANVLTIDALDPQVKIPELKVCAVAITTAGVSAA; encoded by the coding sequence ATGGCAAAGATCACGATTGACGGCAAGACGATCGAAGTGGCTGATACTGCCACGATCCTTCAGGCTGCAAAGCTGCTCAAAATTCCGATACCTACGCTCTGCCATCATCCCAAGCTTACCCCCTTTGGCGGCTGCAGACTCTGCATTGTCGAGGTAAAGGGTATGCCGAAGCCGGTCACGTCATGCACCACCACCGTAAGCAATGGCATGGAAATCACAACATCGAGCCCATACCTTCAGGAATTAAGGAAGACCGTGCTTGAGCTGATCCTCTCTGACCATCCGAATGACTGCATGATCTGCGAAAAAGCCGGCAGCTGCGACCTGCAGAACCTTGCCTATGACTACGGCATCAGAGAGAACAGATTTAAGGGAGAGAGAAGGACATATTCTAAACGTGACAACAACCCGTTCATAGAAAGGGACCTCGAAAAATGCATCCTCTGCGGCAGGTGCGTAAAGGCCTGCGATGAGATACAGGGCGTCGAGGCGATCGACTTCGGATACCGCGGCTTTAATTCCAAGATCTGCACCAGCTATGAGGAGGACCTGGACTGCGAGTTCTGCGGACAGTGTGTCAGTGTCTGCCCTACCGGGGCGCTCACCGGCAAGCTCTGGAGTAAAAAAGGCAGGAAAGATCATCAGACAGAAGTGGATACGATCTGTACGTATTGCGGCACCGGCTGCACTATCACCGCCCATGTAAAGGACAACGAGATCCTCAAGATAACATCAAAGGAACAGACCCTGAATGAGGGCTGGCTTTGCGTAAAGGGAAGGTTCGGGTACCGCTTTGTGAACAGCCAGGAGCGACTGACCCATCCGCTGATTAAGCGAAACGGCGAGTTCGAAAAGGCGTCATGGACCGAGGCCCTCGATCACGTGGCGAAGCGGCTTGCGGAGATAAAAGCCGGATACGGCGCTGATTCCATCGGCGGACTTTCTTCTGCTCGCTGCACCAATGAAGAGAACTATGCGTTCCAAAAACTTATCAGGGCAGGCATCGGCACCAACAACGTAGATCACTGCGCCCGACTTTGACACTCCCCCACCGTGGCCGGTCTGGCCAAAATATTCGGTTCAGGAGCAATGACGAACTCCATATGGGAGATCGAGGGCATGGAAGTGATCTTTATCATCGGATCCAACACCAAGGAGACGCACCCGGTCATCGCAAACCGCATGATCAAGGCCCGCCGCAAGGGCGCAAAGATCATCATTGCAGACCCGAGAAAGATTCCGATGGTGAAATTCGCGGATATCCACCTGCAGATCCGTCCGGGGTCTGATATCGCGCTCCTGAACAGCATGGCCTGTATTATCCTGCGCGAAGGGCTTCAGAACGAAGAGTTCATAGGAGAAAAGACCGAGGGATTCGATGCATGGAAAGCGTCTATCGAGTCGTTTACCCCTGAGTATGCGGAAAAGATCACGGGCGTTCCGAAAGATGAGATCATCAGGGCTGCGCGTATGTACGGCTCATCGCGCAAGGCAGGGGTCTTTTACACCATGGGGATAACCCAGCATGCATGCGGCACCGACAATGTTACAGCTCTTGCTAACCTTGTATCCCTTACCGGCAATATCGGCAGGGAATCCACCGGCATCAATCCGCTTAGGGGCCAGAACAATGTCCAGGGTGCCTCTGACGCCGCCTGTCTTCCGAATGTCTATCCGGGGTATCAAAAGGTTGACGATCCTGAGATCAGAAATAAATTCGAAAAGGCCTGGGGACGTCCTCTGTCTCCGAAGGTCGGCATGATGTCTACGGTGATGATAAACGAGGCTGCTGAAGGAAACCTCAAGGCCATGTACATTATGGGGGAGAACCCGATCATCACTGATCCGAACATGCATCACACGATCAAAGCTCTCGAACATCTTGATCTTCTGGTCGTGCAGGACATCTTTCTGACCGATACGGCAAAGCTTGCAGATGTTGTGCTACCGGCTGCCTGCTCGTTCGAGAAGAATGGCACGTTCACCAATACGGAGCGGAGAATTCAAAGGGTGCGCAAGGCAGTTAACCCTCCTGGAGAGGCAAAGGATGATCTCTGGATCATCGCGGAGATCTCGAAACGTATCGGCCTTGATATGGCACATTCACCCGAGAAGATATTTGAAGAATACCGGCAGCTCTGGCCGGCAATATCAGGGGTGTCCTATACGCGGCTTGAGAAGCGCGGGCTCTGCTGGCCCTGCCCTGCAGCAGACCATCCCGGCACGCCCTATCTATATAAGGACGGCTTTCCAAAGGGCAAAGTCTCATTTCTGCCGGTTGCATACCAGCCGCCTGCTGAAGTGTGCGACAGTGAATATCCCTTTGTTCTGACAACCGGGCGCAATCTGTTCCAGTATCACTCCGGCTCCATGACACGGCGCGTTGAGCCAATAGAATCGCATGCGGGTGAGCCCTATGTTGAGATAAATCCTTTTGACAGCAGGAACCTCGGGATCAGCAACGGCGATCTTATCAAGGTGAGGTCGCGCAGGGGCGAGATTGCCATTAAGGCGCGAATAACGCATAGGGTGCAGGAGGGCACGGTCTTCATACCCATGCACTACCGTGAGGCTGCTGCCAATGTGCTCACCATTGATGCGCTCGATCCCCAGGTGAAGATACCGGAGCTGAAGGTCTGCGCAGTAGCGATAACTACTGCAGGCGTATCTGCAGCATAA
- the nuoF gene encoding NADH-quinone oxidoreductase subunit NuoF, producing the protein MTKNKTVINVCMGTGGMASGGAEVLQAFRAELEAADFPAIVKEHCLAHRVGCRGLCAKDVLVDVLTDGAVTTYQFIKPDMVPRIVTEHILGRTPIAEWQVGEDYKNFHHKQVKIVLSDCGKIDPEDPDDYHAVGGYGTARDVLTEWLPDEVIAEIKASGLRGRGGAGFPTGLKWELGRKARGDIKYIVCNADEGDPGAFMDRAVIEGNPHAVIEGMIIAAYAIGAHHGYVYIRAEYPLAVERLRLAIDRARRRHFLGNNIFGTIFDFDIQVKLGAGAFVCGEETALIASIEGQRGMPRPKPPFPVNKGLWQRPTVINNVETLANVPYIMRRGYRWYASHGTERSKGTKVFALTGKIKNPGLIEVPMGITLREIIEDIGGGIEGGKKLKAVQTGGPSGGCIPANMLDINVDYESLAKVGSIVGSGGMIVLDEDNCMVNMAKYFIQFTQEESCGKCVPCRIGTKRLLEIMQRITKGQGKESDLELLETLSNSIKATSLCGLGQTAPNPVLSTLKYFREEFEAHVREKKCPAKVCKDLITYSVIEDACKGCGACLRACPAGAITGEKKKPHKIDPELCVKCGACFEVCKFKSVGRD; encoded by the coding sequence ATGACAAAGAATAAGACCGTTATTAATGTCTGCATGGGTACGGGCGGCATGGCCTCAGGTGGTGCCGAGGTCTTGCAGGCATTTCGTGCAGAGCTGGAGGCGGCAGATTTTCCGGCAATCGTCAAAGAGCATTGTTTGGCCCATCGTGTCGGCTGCCGGGGACTCTGTGCCAAGGATGTGCTTGTCGACGTTCTCACCGACGGGGCAGTAACCACCTATCAGTTCATTAAGCCTGACATGGTGCCGAGGATCGTCACGGAACATATTCTCGGAAGAACTCCCATAGCTGAATGGCAGGTCGGCGAAGACTACAAGAATTTTCATCACAAACAGGTCAAGATCGTGCTCTCGGACTGCGGGAAGATAGATCCTGAGGACCCTGATGACTATCATGCGGTCGGAGGATACGGGACTGCGCGGGACGTGCTGACAGAGTGGCTGCCGGATGAGGTTATCGCAGAGATCAAGGCATCAGGACTGAGAGGTCGCGGCGGCGCCGGGTTTCCTACCGGACTCAAGTGGGAACTGGGGCGCAAGGCCCGAGGCGACATAAAATATATCGTCTGCAATGCGGATGAGGGGGACCCCGGTGCATTTATGGACCGCGCGGTCATTGAAGGAAATCCTCATGCGGTCATCGAAGGCATGATCATTGCCGCCTATGCCATCGGCGCCCATCACGGGTACGTTTATATCCGCGCAGAATATCCTCTTGCGGTGGAGCGGCTAAGGCTCGCCATAGACAGGGCAAGACGACGCCACTTTCTCGGTAACAATATCTTTGGAACAATCTTCGACTTTGACATACAGGTCAAACTGGGTGCCGGCGCATTTGTCTGCGGCGAAGAGACAGCACTCATAGCTTCTATCGAAGGCCAGCGCGGCATGCCGAGACCGAAGCCGCCGTTCCCGGTGAACAAGGGGCTGTGGCAGAGGCCAACGGTCATCAATAACGTTGAAACCCTTGCCAACGTCCCTTACATCATGAGAAGAGGCTATCGGTGGTATGCGTCACATGGAACAGAGCGCTCGAAGGGAACAAAGGTCTTTGCCCTGACCGGTAAGATCAAGAACCCGGGCCTGATCGAAGTGCCCATGGGGATCACGCTGCGGGAGATCATCGAGGACATCGGTGGAGGCATCGAAGGCGGGAAAAAGCTGAAGGCAGTCCAGACCGGCGGGCCGTCAGGCGGCTGTATCCCGGCCAATATGCTTGATATTAACGTGGATTATGAGTCGCTCGCAAAGGTCGGATCGATCGTCGGCTCCGGCGGGATGATCGTCCTTGACGAGGACAACTGCATGGTGAACATGGCAAAGTACTTTATCCAGTTCACCCAGGAAGAGTCCTGCGGCAAATGCGTGCCCTGCAGGATAGGCACCAAGAGACTCTTAGAGATCATGCAGCGGATAACCAAAGGGCAAGGCAAGGAGAGTGACCTTGAGCTTCTTGAAACCCTGAGCAACAGCATCAAGGCCACCTCGCTCTGCGGCCTCGGCCAGACCGCTCCCAATCCCGTGCTGAGCACGCTGAAATATTTCAGGGAAGAGTTCGAAGCACATGTCAGGGAAAAAAAGTGCCCTGCCAAGGTCTGCAAGGACCTGATAACCTATTCTGTTATTGAGGATGCCTGCAAAGGGTGCGGCGCCTGTCTCAGGGCATGCCCTGCAGGAGCGATCACCGGCGAAAAGAAGAAACCCCACAAAATAGACCCGGAGCTCTGCGTCAAATGCGGCGCCTGCTTCGAGGTCTGCAAGTTCAAGTCCGTAGGAAGGGATTAA